One genomic window of Osmia bicornis bicornis chromosome 5, iOsmBic2.1, whole genome shotgun sequence includes the following:
- the LOC114877927 gene encoding protein TSSC4, with translation MHTSGDFVIHGGNSAFANRQKLLFDKLSNAEQECNKNKSTIESREMDIDVDEHKKSLVPRHGQKRKSETKRFRGKESIFKRPEGPAPRASNRNVPDYHKNPHKWTKYSLDDVSNDDMTEQSNTRAALSFLKELKTRRSIEINDEEMDVDDPNSIEKNQSKIVFKSRKNKTTSNIQFKKPENEIENTDDNDAVVIDDEDKPTFKSSKVIMPEYIVGQKQKKKSKKEKPAKKIDQSKQLKLDHLEEADEEED, from the coding sequence ATGCATACGTCTGGAGATTTTGTCATACACGGCGGTAATAGCGCGTTTGCAAACAGGCAAAAATTACTGTTTGACAAGCTGTCAAATGCAGAACAAGAGTGTAACAAGAATAAGAGCACTATTGAATCTAGAGAGATGGACATAGATGTTGATGAACACAAAAAATCTTTGGTTCCAAGGCATGGTCAAAAACGTAAAAGTGAAACAAAGAGGTTTCGTGGTAAAGAAAGTATTTTTAAGAGACCAGAGGGCCCAGCACCACGTGCCAGCAACAGAAATGTACCAGATTATCATAAAAATCCTCATAAATGGACAAAGTATAGTTTAGATGATGTGTCTAATGATGACATGACAGAACAAAGCAACACAAGGGCTGCATTGTCctttttaaaagaattaaaaacaaGAAGATCTATTGAAATAAATGACGAAGAAATGGATGTAGATGACCCTAATTCGATTGAAAAGAATCAGTCTAAGATAGTATTTAAATCTAGAAAGAATAAAACAACTTCAAATATTCAATTCAAGAAAcctgaaaatgaaatagaaaatacagATGATAATGATGCAGTTGTAATTGATGATGAAGATAAGCCAACATTTAAAAGTAGCAAGGTTATTATGCCAGAATATATTGTTGGTcaaaaacagaaaaagaaaagcaagaAAGAAAAGCCTGCAAAAAAAATTGATCAATCAAAACAACTAAAATTGGATCACTTAGAAGAAGCTGATGAAGAAGAGgattaa
- the LOC114877928 gene encoding N-alpha-acetyltransferase 11 — MSINIRCATTDDLLNIQHCNLQCLPENYQMKYYLYHALSWPQLSYVAEDEKGRIVGYVLAKMEEDCEDNPHGHITSLAVKRSHRRLGIAQKLMNQASRAMVECFGAKYVSLHVRRSNRAALNLYTSSLQFEVSEVEPKYYADGEDAYAMKRDLSSFHMEKNAAKEKAIKDGNTHTHTGRCCDRS, encoded by the coding sequence ATGTCTATAAACATACGCTGTGCAACAACAGATGATCTGTTAAATATACAACATTGTAACTTACAATGCCTACCTGAAAATTATCagatgaaatattatttatatcatGCACTTTCTTGGCCACAATTGAGTTATGTGGCTGAAGATGAAAAAGGCAGGATAGTAGGATATGTCCTTGCTAAAATGGAAGAGGATTGCGAGGATAATCCACATGGTCACATTACCAGTTTGGCAGTGAAAAGATCTCATAGAAGACTTGGTATTGCACAAAAGCTTATGAATCAGGCTTCTAGAGCAATGGTCGAATGTTTTGGAGCAAAATATGTTTCCCTGCATGTTCGTCGAAGTAACCGGGCAGctttaaatttatatacaagCAGTTTACAATTTGAAGTGTCAGAAGTCGAGCCGAAATATTATGCGGATGGAGAAGATGCGTATGCTATGAAACGAGATCTTAGCAGTTTCCATATGGAAAAAAATGCAGCTAAAGAAAAAGCTATCAAGGATGGTAATACGCACACACATACTGGCCGGTGCTGCGATCGTTCATAG